A region of the Bactrocera tryoni isolate S06 unplaced genomic scaffold, CSIRO_BtryS06_freeze2 scaffold_206, whole genome shotgun sequence genome:
aatttaacTCATATATTTTTAGCTTGTGTATCTAATAGCACTTCCATAATTCGTTTTAATacattcaatatttaatttgtgttcTATTCTTTTTattcacacaataacaaaagggttgcattctGACAAAAAGTCAGTGAtaccttcttatattttttggagAGCCTCCTCTATCGGTGGATatccattttaaccccgaattTGAGGGATGCTATTTTAAATCTCAGCCAATTAATTGTCAAAGTTTTTTTAACAGGACTTCTTTTAATACCTAATGGGGAACAATTGGGATACTGGTTTGGTGATGATTACCACGAATTGCACTCTTCAATAATTAATGTAacaaatacaagtataaatatgGTATCACATCGTGTGACTGCTTCACAAAATGAAATACATTCCATAACACAGAATAAACATCCTTGGGGAATCTTTTTCACTGTTTTGGGTACAGTCTTATTAGACTTCGACGCGGATGCGTGCCAAAGCCCAGCTAGAGCATATTTGTTGGACATATGCCTTCCAGGTAGTAATTTCTATCTAACATTATTTCGTCTTTAACCTTCTTTTAATTGTAGAGGATCATGTTAAAGGGCTTTCTACTTTTACAATAATGGCGGGCCTAGGCGGATTTATGGGGTACTCAATGGGAGCCGTCGACTGGGATACAACAATAATTGGTATTcataatgtatttatatgcatagctacattaattaatacaaatattttttcaggtCAAAAATTAGGTGGCCATATAAAAACAGTATTCACATTAGTTACTTTCATATTCATTTTTTGCGTAACACTAACAATTACAAGCTTTAAAGAAATTCCATTATGGGTTATAGCGGATTATACAAATGACAAACATCAAAGAGAAAACACTTCTAATGATGACGTGGAAGCATATAGTGCCGTAAATCAGTTAACATGTAACGATGAGGAGGTAAGTGTAtcttaaaaagtaataaatatagtttaaaaaaactaaaaaacacgcttttaaaacatatcaaactaaagagtgaaaaataattctttgtataaactaacaataataatgatggAAAAATTCCTGcgttattgtgagaaaagcgtggaatgctcgatatatgaaaaatatgtcactaagcaccccacgcttttctcacaataatgcaggaatttttccatcattattattgttagtttatatctatatacaaagatacaaagaattatttttcattttttattttgatatgttttaaaagcgtgtagtttagttttttaaactatatttatttttaattttttagttttatgtgagataccccaaatttgttaaaatatgaactataacATGTAGTAGTGGTTAAGTATATCGATAATtaggcagcatttaatatctactcgtaaccCTTCATTGACTAATTGatatattatttgcgaccaagttctattgacgactttacgaattaCTACTTCTTAATCcaatcatttcttctaaagcttcgATGTTACATGGGAttttacctgtcaactttgaacaggctagttcttcaattcgaataccgtccaaagatctacaacgactaagtgctatataagcttgtccagcagcaaacagttGAGAGCCCAGATAAATTACTTCATGATCTACTGTAACATggacatttatatatatgttgcATGAttttaagcgcatctttttggtgagctgcttaaacttacTATCGCCTTATCGCCTTAAAATCGATTAtattacgagaaaactcgattttcgagtagaatcggaatcgagtttaccatccctactggcagccatcgcgcgTACGTATAACAACCTccgtacaataaccaccacaaaaaaaataatttttttccatgtaatttatatgggaaacagaaaatttgaaagaggcactcttaatattaatattaagagctcatcttttgagtgactttttttttacacatttcgaaagttttgaggctgtttttcagttgaaaaaaaaggttgcctgaaaatggcacacccttatatatatacatatatgtatctgtaaaaaatactatcataatatataaaaaactagtaatatatataatatgcattcgtacataaatcattattttatagtttaaaaCTTAAGTATTCATATGCACATGTAGCATGCACATTAGACTGGTCTTTTTTTGTacgggaaatttttttttttgcaaaaagagtGTACCGCCCccgcaaatttttcctttttatgcGAATAacgaaattccaaaatcttagaCTGATTGCCCTAGGTTAAGGCGTGGCACATGCCCACTAAAGTGGCTAAAACCGGTTTATATGGACTTTTCAAGAGACAAGGCacgaaaatataagtaaaatgtttcatatatgtctttagtatattattatattgaaattaactTACGTTTAATGaattatattctttataatcATTTAAACTTAAGCGCAAAGGTCTGATCTATTAATGCTACCGTATTTTTTCCTATATTTAGTTACTGTTTGCATAAAAGTTTTAAGACATAAGCCTTCAAAAACATCGCAAAAAAGCAACtctgtaaacatatatttaagttgtaaaataaaatgttggcaACAATAGAGGAAAGTCAACATCTGGTCAATACCGTTAATTTTGAGCCACGTGGCAATTAAAAGTGTGTAAAAAGTGAAGTGTATTTATTTTGAGCTTTGAATCATAGaaacattgttgctttaaagaGAATTGATATTGATTGTATTTGCAAAATGGACACAAGAGCTAGtgaaaacatttgtttattaGAATATGACGAAAGCCAAATTGTTGGATCTAAGCTGCCTTCCAATGGGCAAGTTTTGAAAGTGTTGTTTTATAACATGCGTAAAAGTGAAATTGGATCTTCGTTCAAGTGCGTATCTGGTTATCAAAGAGGCCGAAATTCTTTGGAATAAAGCCCGTATTCCAGTGCGGCAAATTGATAGAAGTGTTCAAAAAGTTGAAGCTTTATATAAAGAATggaaaaatctgcaaaaaatttgcaaacgcAGCACACCACTTCAAAAAATGCGAGAAGatcagtttattaaaaatatgaataacttATTTGACATTGCGCACGGAAATGCGTTAGATTTGATTAAAATAGAAGAATGTAAAGAGTTTTTGAAGAATCAACGTAAAGAAGGTAGACCTGGTGCAATGGTGGGATGCGATCGTtcattatttgaaaaagaaaattcaatgaattgaatgaaataaTGCAATGAAGTAACGCTCAAGTTTTCGAATCACTTGTGGTACCTGACACCAGAAGCAGCAGGTCTTTCATTTTTTGATAATGCTGTAGACCTTGGAGAAAAGagaaaaatggttgaaaattaaagaaaagaacaaaataatgagaataaaataatagtaacaaacatgaATGAATTAAAccaaaacaatatttcaaaatacggtagcattaataaatcagacctTTGCGCTTAAGTTTAAATgattataaagaatataattCATTAAACGTAagttaatttcaatataataatatattaaagacatatatgaaacattttacttatatttttgtgCCTTGTCTCTTGAAAAGTCCATGTAACCGGTTTTAGCCACTTTAGTGGGCATGTGCCACGCCTTAACCTAGGGCAATCAGtctaagattttggaatttcgtTATTGgcataaaaaggaaaaatttgaggGGGCGGTACGCtctttctgcaaaaaaaaaaaattaagtccgGTCTAATGCACACAAGTACTTatctaagtatgtacataccagagagctgcaacgattATTATTAAATCAGAACAAAGAATCGTACCAataacacaatcaaatcaattcaattcatcatagacaacattgtggATCAATTCGAGTACCGATCAGTGCCAACTGATTTGATGCAACatgaacaatctgttcttcggcaatcacgatcgagtaAAGGGTATGGCTAACTTCGGTTAAAATCatatcatgtcagttcatagcaTTGCAATGATTGCTAGAATTGAACGAATGCGTAACTGCGTGTAATAACCTatacagacggcagcgttaatccggattaagtGCGCACTTAATCATATCTAAATTTGTAGACGACAGACGGCAGCtgtgcgagtttgaaactctcgtaaacagctgattgccatttttataatactttcaatgaaaatggattgaagataaacattgcggttgttagccgaccaatttttacaaaatcattttttattacaaaaacatataaacacgttatttttaaaactgcatcataacataacatcataaattaaaacttcttgttttattattgaaaatttgaaaaacagctgCCAGtgatgtatgtttatatatgatatatgtataacaagAACGCTGTCGCAAATTTCAATAACTGAAGTATGAGTATGAATCATTTACGGGTTGAaatttctcaagcgtttttgagaactAAATTGTTCCGGGATTCGTgttgtttaatataaatattcactTAATTATACTTTACCAATTGCCTGTACGGACACTTGACTTGCGGAAAATTGCGACGGCGAAATAGCGAAAAAAAGGAAACGCGTGCGATCTCGATTGCGGTCAAATAACAattcctttctttattttagcaactagatgacttagcctaaatcttaaagctaacaggaaaaaacagttggaatggaagtatacaggtatgtacaaaaagaggtgagtagttcattttgttaacttatagtaatagattaaggtaagtatacataacattattagggtaagtatacaatactaatataattcaatatttataattttttataataaatttttcttaattttagttttaggtttaaatatatattttgtcgcttgacgcaacaccggccaccttgacagaATCAGGATCCTTCAATATCCAGTGGAAGGACAGCCAGTTTGTGGATGGGGCGCTTAATCGTGCCCGTCTTGGTTGCTACTTCTGCGActcgcaccttgccgtcttgcccttcgaCGGTGGCGACGACGCGTCCGAGTACCCACTGCTGTGGCGGCACGTTGTCCTCGTGGACGAGGACGAGATCGCCTGGCTGCAGGTTGCGTTTGGGGTGCAGCCATTTGTTGCGTTCCTGAAGGCCCGTCATGTAggttttggaccactgtcgccaaaactgttgcttgagacagcaaacaagttgccatctctcgcagcaACGAATTGGGTCCGTTGGCACTTGTGCTGGTGGCAGTGCTCGCAGAGGGCAACCGATTAAAAGGTGCGCTGGAGTTAGTGCTTCTCCGTCGTTGGAGTCCTGTCCCAACGGTGCTAGGGGACGAGAGTTCAAAATGGCCTCAACTTCGGCCAGTAGTGTTGATAGCTCCTCCGTCGTGAGTAGAGCGTTGCCGAGTGCGCGAACGAGCAGATGCTTGGCGGACTTAGCGGCCGCctcccataatccgccgaagtgcggcgccctgGGTGGTATAAAGCCGAAGCTGAATCCTTCTTCGGCTGCAAACCCCATTAGTTCTGGCGCTTGCGCTAGGAACGCCTCCttcagctcgcgcagcttgcggtcggcgccgacaaagttggttgcgttgtcgctgaataCTTTCTGTGGCATccctcggcgaccaatgaaccttttaagggcggaaataaaagaattagtaGACAGATCCGAGACTAGTTCTAAATCTACTGCTTTTGAAgtgaagcaaacgaaaactgctatataagtctttacgggtggtcgaccaCGTATTTTTAACGTTGTATATATGGGACCACAAAACTCTACGCCACATATCAGAAAGGGTCGTAAcgctcgaagtctttcaactggcaaatttcccataatttgggtttgcaacttcggcttgtaatgaaagcAATGTGTACaatttcttacggttctactgcaagcttctctGGCATTAtttagccatatgcgttctcgaagaagcgcaaccaacgcttttgccccagcgtggtgatttcgaatgtgcaggaaccgtaagtacgttataacgaagtgcgaacttttatttaataaaagcggaaatttggcatcgtatggattaatttgaatgacagcgacatatccgagtactcatgcaaaaacgggttgagtttttgcaagtttgcgggtagcgTCGTGCCTTTCGTCAGTTTTGGATTTCGCTCGCAAACTCGGAATGTTGAGTCACCTGGACAATTTTCAAGAAACTCAAGTTTAGCTCTTCTGAAGTCAGGTCTTGTCCCCTGGAGGATTTTGGTGGTCGTCTGATCCATCGTAATAtatatgcgaccacacgaagcaatttttatgagaagagaatttttcaatgaggtccaatattgaattttttctcagcagtcgaaattaatgtaaatgtagctttcttcttctctaatgcttcgtcttctggtgagagctggaagtggttattaattggccataatgcagggtcttctaggaggaactgtggaccgccaaaccatattgaattattcaattcgtccacgttacaaccccgagacacttgatccgcaggattttgtttcgttggcacatgtcgccactGTACATTATCAGTCAATtcttggatttcggacactctaTTTGCGACAAAGGTTTGTAATGAAGATGGATGCGTTTTTACCCAGTGCAGTAcaatttcagagtctgtccaaaatgtaattttctcgaATCGTCGACTCAACATTGGTGCAACTCGTGACCATAATTTGGCAaaaagatgtgctgccgagagctcgagacgcggaagagacttggtcttcagcggagccactctagactttgcagtaagcagcatacatttgacaccactagcagattggcttcgtatgtaaATGCAACATCCGTACGATCTTATTgaagcgtcggagaagccatggaTTTGGCATGTAGAAGTCGACTCTAAGTTTACATACCGAGGAATGCTAATTGACGAGAGCTGCAGTAGGTTGGCTTTgaaattctgccagctagtgttgaggcgcaatggaatcgactcatcccaatctagtttttgaatccaaagctcttgcaataagatttttgctttggtaactagtggggctaataatccaagaggatcgaaaaggcgAGCGGAGACTGACAATATGTTCcgtttagtggctcgcagatcattaaagttggcatccaaaacaaatcgaaacaaatcctctttcggcaaccaatggattcctagtgttttagtagaatttttgtcattgaaacttaatgacttttcagtgcaatcactgtcgaaaaatttagggtggttcgaaaaccactttgTTAAAGTGAAtcctgccgagtttaatattttaattacttcacttcttataagatctagagactcaaaattttcagatcctgttaataagtcatcaacataaaagtctcttttaatggccaatgaaccgagtgggtatttcattgtattggcatcactgagcatttgcaaacaccgtgttgcgagaaatggagcaggcgcagtgccgtatgttacggggttaagacgaaaaatttgaatttgctcagaaggatgctctctccacacaataagctgacaatttctgtcttcttcgtgcaccattatttggcggtacattttagtaatgtcagccgttaaagcgtacttgtgtaaacgaaaacgaagaagagttgagtataactcttcttggatggttggacctaccatcaaagttcattcaacgctatttgagttgaagatcgactcgaggcatcaaatacaacacgtaatttggttgttgtgctctcgggccttaaaacgcattgatgcggaatgaagtagtgtggctcactcgggatcttattgttcgttgggctcatgtgacccaaggctctatattcattcataaagtccagatacattttgcgaagttctggatcttttaatgtccttctctccagggcctgaaaccgccgaactgcggtttcatatgagtgaccgagtaacttacggtcagctttaaagGGCATTCTaacttgaagccgtcctgaaggcaatacttgagttgtatttacgaaaaatttttcacactcttgttgctctggtgtgaatttgatgccatttgattctgaaggtaattcttctaaCGCCCAAAATTTTTGTACCACCGAATTAATTGACGTTAAATCATCTTCagattggcataatgtgctagttGCAGAAGGAGGAGGACTTAGATTCCTAGCATATTTGCCAGACACAATCCAccctaaaagggttttctgtagcgttggtagattagggccacttttaatttggccaaccgCTAACAGatcgaaaaaggtttctgcacccaataagatatcaatcttttttgatttaaggaattctggatccgccaacttaatattgtgcggaattttccagccattaacatttatgttatggtctggatgattagccgaaatgcaacgcattatccagaattccgccgaaaattcgtaattatttacccgcgacttaacaaacgcgcttaattttgttcccactttcgtattggaatttccaattcctattatgtttaatccgcaacttttgtgccaagtcctccgtcataaagttgacttgggagcctgagtccagtAACGCTCTCGCAGGCAGGTATTCACCATAACTGGTCCTCACTTGAATAACAGCTGTCACCAACAttacccgatccggcatactcgctgtatgcatggcatgtgtgtttgatggttgcggatgagatGCAGCGGGGAAGAAAACCGGGTACTGGTGCAGCAAtgtgtgatgcgatcgattgcatacatgacatcgatccgctctgcacttgGACACAGTATGCCCCttacgcaagcaatttatgcataagggcaccgatttcacAAACTCGAACCTCTGTTGTACCGGAAGCGCCTTGAAAGTGGGGCACACGTTGGCTGCTTTGCATCTGCAGCCACTAAAGCTGATTTTGTCCTGTCCATGCGTGGCTGCTTTATGTAACTCATGCTGGTTGTGGCTCCGGATTTCGTCCCCGAACAAGATGCTCCTTCCGCTGCTAACTGCTGAAATCTTCTATTTAAAGTTGCTTCGCAATCCTTCCATAATGGTAAGTGATCATAGTCAAGTTGCTCTTCCCACTTGGATCGGGTGGCAGAGTCAACCTTTGTCAtaactatatgtattataatggcGTTTGTTATTTGCTTCTCATCGCCCAGAGATAGCAAAGAGTCATAAACAGCAGACACTTCATCAATCATTGATCGCAATGAAGGCGCGGATGGCTTTGGgatggttggcagctcaaaaagtttagatattgtattgaaaaatatcaagcacTTATTATCGTAAACtgttttgagacttgccaacgctttcggataattttcatccgacatctgaaacgctttaactgtccccagagcctctccagatagacaatttaccaaatggttaaatttttctatatctgggatatttggatcattatgaaccaagctctcaaacaaactcataaagtttttaaattctgaatattctcccttgaatttcggcaaattcattttagggagtcttgagctgtgagaagctacgaaagatgtttcggcaattgacgttctatttttggctaaaatatttttaattattgatttcgtttcaacaattatgtcctctaactcccctcgggccatgtcgtcttcatcaatctcttcaattttagattggcatttcattagcttttcgctatgtgaatttaatatgtcgAGCCGACATTCCAATTCAATTGGATCTAACGACATGGTTTTTTCTAAAAGGCCCGTCTTTATTcgtaaaatactattttttgccaccgtcctttgacgctttaatgactttaagtCGATTAACTCTTTACTTGGAgagaggttggcgatagttggttttggcttgctcattttgcgtGTTTTAATTGAGTTTCCggaaaaaaaactacaaaggttggcaacagatatattaaaaatcgataacgaaaacgaaaaaatatatatatatcgattaccaaatatacgaaagccaaaccaatagcaataaaggttggcaacaaatatatatggaatcggttacgaaaacgagaaagaataatatcgattcccaagtatacgaaagccaaaccgatGAGTTATGCAAAATGAGCACTAGCACAGTCGAAAATTTAACGCGAAAAAATATTgtccaataattaaatttgcgaaaacCCGATATAATATGCGAGAAAACTgaccgaattaaaattttaaaattatgcgaTTTAAAAAAAGGTCGCACCTTAATGTAGGCGAATCCGCAATCCCAAAATCCCTTCACATTCACTtcaatacatgtatataatacgTATGTgtatgatatataatatatgtagaaaaCGATAAATAAGCGTGTAATGtgaaaagggagagccaaaaactgaaagtgtgcgtttgcagttttattattattgttttttgtttgcaccactttcaataattcgcactcgttacctggtgcgtcggctgtttgccggcgcttacgtccctctggcacaggatgcagcggcagctcattcccacgacgACTTAAACAGCAGCGGATTGACTGCAGCAGCAAATTGAAGGCAGCAGCGGATTGACGGCAGCAGCGACGTGATGGCAGCAACGGAGCTATAAGAGCAGCGGCTTGGCACCAGCAGCGGCGACACCAACAGCGACGTGGTAGCAGCAGCGGTGTGACGATGGCAGC
Encoded here:
- the LOC120780173 gene encoding proton-associated sugar transporter A-like — translated: MVQTVSPNLPITKILSLYRLLLIPNGEQLGYWFGDDYHELHSSIINVTNTSINMVSHRVTASQNEIHSITQNKHPWGIFFTVLGTVLLDFDADACQSPARAYLLDICLPEDHVKGLSTFTIMAGLGGFMGYSMGAVDWDTTIIGQKLGGHIKTVFTLVTFIFIFCVTLTITSFKEIPLWVIADYTNDKHQRENTSNDDVEAYSAVNQLTCNDEEVSVS